From a single Brassica napus cultivar Da-Ae chromosome C9, Da-Ae, whole genome shotgun sequence genomic region:
- the LOC111210082 gene encoding uncharacterized protein LOC111210082 translates to MRSFTNPYYMLCVYKYTHECCYRLKQYLLLFHQQQKTCPELSVFLFFFCIMEFVISKPVQYEKVAAERLKEEQVSKELHLKSSQTQTLNKKAVLNRIRNHKCIHNLKSLLHTSAANSGSTVDAGYRWIDSGDIFSCP, encoded by the coding sequence ATGCGAAGTTTCACCAATCCATATTATATGCTTTGTGTGTATAAATATACACACGAGTGTTGTTACAGACTCAAACAATATCTTCTTTTGTTccatcaacaacaaaaaacctGTCCAGAGCTttctgttttccttttttttttttgcataatgGAGTTTGTGATTTCTAAACCAGTCCAATATGAGAAAGTAGCAGCAGAGCGCTTAAAAGAGGAACAAGTGTCCAAGGAGCTACATCTGAAATCGTCTCAAACGCAGACGCTGAACAAAAAAGCCGTCCTCAACCGCATCCGCAACCACAAATGTATTCATAACCTCAAGAGTCTTCTTCACACCTCCGCAGCTAACAGCGGATCCACCGTCGATGCTGGGTACCGGTGGATTGATAGTGGTGATATCTTTTCTTGTCCATGA
- the LOC106362740 gene encoding protein RKD3-like — MVDHEHLWSWSESNDYESSFLQEENLFSLLDQSLSFDYNSFVNPFNGLQNETWFSLQDSINLDPISTCFPAVDHMSMASVDFEAFSTLSQADVFGELWNENACNFNNHVEPDMEIILHDGNNTTKETTMQKRRYRGDRLIQIFSREDMKPYFKMLITKAAKELGVGLTLLKRRCRELGFSRWPHRKLTSIDGLINNLKDHLGKMEGEVNKSKLMNALEILEAEKKMIEEFPDLEFGDKTKRLRQACFKANYKRRRLVSSSSMSTTSSIS; from the exons ATGGTTGATCATGAACATCTGTGGAGCTGGTCAGAGTCCAACGACTATGAATCATCATTCCTTCAAGAAGAAAACTTATTCTCCTTACTCGATCAATCACTTTCCTTCGATTACAA TTCGTTCGTTAACCCTTTTAATGGTCTTCAAAATGAAACTTGGTTTTCTTTACAAGACAGCATTAATCTCGATCCCATCTCTACTTGTTTTCCTGCTGTTGATCATATGTCTATGGCTTCAGTTGATTTTGAAGCCTTCTCTACTTTGTCTCAag CAGATGTATTTGGTGAATTGTGGAATGAAAATGCTTGTAATTTCAATAATCATGTCGAACCAGATATGGAGATAATATTGCATGATGGCAATAACACAACGAAGGAGACCACAATGCAGAAGAGGAGGTATAGAGGAGATAGACTAATCCAGATTTTTTCCAGGGAAGATATGAAACCATACTTCAAGATGCTGATTACTAAAGCAGCTAAAGAGCTTGGCGTTGGACTAACCCTCTTGAAAAGGAGATGTCGCGAGTTGGGTTTTTCTCGTTGGCCTCATCGTAAGCTTACGAGCATTGACGGCCTTATCAATAACCTCAAG GATCACTTAGGGAAGATGGAAGGAGAAGTGAACAAGAGTAAGCTGATGAACGCTTTGGAGATTTTGGAGGCGGAGAAGAAAATGATTGAAGAGTTTCCTGATTTGGAGTTTGGAGATAAGACCAAGAGGTTGAGACAGGCTTGCTTTAAAGCTAACTACAAACGAAGAAGGCTCGTGTCTTCTAGTTCTATGTCTACCACATCGTCTATTTCGTGA